The segment AGAAAGCTTAGAGAACTTTCAAGGTGTTGAGCATCGCTTAGAGCATGTGCTTAAAATCAATAAGGTGCAGTACATCAACGATTCTAAAGCAACCAATGTCAATGCGACTTACTATGCTTTGGAAAGTATGGATGCGCCGACGGTTTGGATTGTTGGAGGTGAAGACAAAGGCAATGATTATCAAGAGCTATTTCAGTTTGTCAACGAAAAGGTAAAAGCCATTATCTGTCTTGGTGTAGATAATGAAAAGCTGATGGATAATTTTGGGAATATGGTTGACATCATCGTAGAAACTCAATTTGTGAGTGAAGCCGTGAAAATCGCTTATAAAATAGCCGAAGCCGGTGATAATGTATTGTTGTCTCCAGCTTGTGCGAGTTTTGACCTATTTGAAAATTATGAAGATAGAGGGCGTCAATTTAAAGATGCCGTAAGAAATTTGTAAAGACATACAGTGCAGACATTATTTAATAACATAAAAGGAGATCGATTAATCTGGGCAATTGCCGCATTGCTGGCTATTTTCTCATTTCTTCCTGTGTATAGTGCTGCGAGTAATTTGGCATACGTTGGTGGTGCAGGAACTACATTCAGTTTTTTTGTGAAACACTTTATGCATTTATTTTTAGGATTTGCCATTATGTATGGGGTTCATAAAATACCATATCGCTATTTCAGAGGCTTATCTATGGTGATGATACCTATTGTTGTGGTGTTGTTAATCATAACGATGTTGCAAGGAACCACTATTGATGGTGCTAACGCTAGTAGATGGATACAAATACCATTTGTAGGAATGTCGTTTCAAACTTCAACCTTGGCGGCTGTGGTATTAATGGTGTATGTGGCACGGTATTTATCAAAAATACAAGATCAACAGGTGACCTTTACGGAGACTATATTACCGCTTTGGGCGCCTGTATTTTTTATACTGATATTGATTTTGCCTGCCAATTTTTCAACAACGGCAATTATGTTTTTGATGGTGATGATGTTGGCATTTATTGGAGGGTATCCGTTAAAATATTTGGCTGTAGTCATTGGTACTGGTATCGTTGCCTTAACCATATTTGTTTTAGTAGCTAAGGCATTTCCAGATGCCATGCCAAATCGTGTGGATACCTGGATGAGTCGTGTAGAAAATTTCGCTAATGGTGAAGATACTGAAGCCGATTATCAAATTGAAAAAGCAAAAATCGCTATTGCATCGGGAGATGTTTTCGGACGAGGGCCAGGCAAGAGTCAGCAAAAGAATTTTCTACCGCAATCTTCATCAGATTTCATTTTCGCAATTATTATTGAGGAATATGGTTTAGTAGGTGGCTTGTTTTTATTAGTGCTTTACTCGTGGTTGTTATTTAGAATCGTCATAGTATCTCAAAAGGCAGATACCGTTTTTGGTAAGCTTTTGGTCTTAGGTGTTGGTCTTCCCATTATATTTCAAGCCTTAATAAATATGGCTGTGGCCGTGGAGTTATTTCCAGTAACTGGACAAACCTTACCACTAATTAGTAGTGGAGGAACCTCTATTTGGATGACCTGCTTAGCTGTAGGCATCATTTTGAGTGTTAGTGCGAGACGTGAGCAGATAAAAGATCAAGAGATTAATGAGGATAATCCATTAGAAATTTTAAGTGAAACCATTTAATGAGTAACTATAAAATCATATTGTCAGGCGGAGGAACAGGAGGTCATATATATCCTGCAATTGCTATTGCAGATGAATTGAAGTCTCGTTTTCCAGATGCTGAATTTCTATTTGTTGGCGCTTTAGATCGCATGGAAATGGAGAAAGTCCCTCAGGCAGGCTATGAGATTCAAGGCTTATGGATTTCAGGGATACAAAGAAAATTGACCTTAAAGAATCTGGTATTTCCTTTTAAACTGCTTTCAAGCTTATTAAAGTCCCGTAAAATCATCAATACGTTCAAGCCTGATGTGGCTATAGGGACAGGAGGGTTTGCAAGCGGACCACTACTAAAGACAGCGACATCTAAAGGTGTTCCAAGTTTGATTCAAGAACAAAATTCATATCCTGGCATTACCAATAAGCTTTTGGCAAAGCAGGTCAATACCATTTGTGTGGCTTATGAAGGTTTAGAAAAATTCTTCCCAAAAGATAAAATCGTTGTAACTGGAAACCCAATTAGAAAAGACCTGTTAGATATAGAGAGTAAACATATAGAAGGTAAAGATGCATTTCGATTAATACATAATAAACATACGCTTTTAGTGTTGGGAGGAAGTCTAGGAGCAAGACGCATCAACCAGCTTATAGAACACAATCTGGACTATTTTAAATCGCTTAATGTACAAGTTATTTGGCAATGTGGAAAACTGTATTATCAAGACTATAAGCATTATAATGAGTTGGAAAACATTCAAGTACACGCATTCTTAAATACTATGGATATGGCTTATGCAGCTGCAGATGTTATTATTTCTCGTGCAGGAGCGAGTTCGGTATCTGAATTATGTGTTGTGGGTAAGCCTGTGATTTTTATTCCTTCACCTAATGTGGCAGAAGATCATCAAACTAAAAATGCAATGGCAATTGCCAATAAAAAAGCAGCTATTCTAATCAAGGAGAGTGATCTAGACACAGCGTTTCAAAATGAATTCTCAGACTTGATGGCCTCTCCAGATAAAAGAGCGATGCTATCAAAACATATAAAAGATTTGGCATTAGTGAATGCAACAAAAGATATCGCAGACGAAGTTGAAAAATTGTTAAACAGTTAATGGATTTGAAGCAAAAAAATAGCGTTTATTTTATAGGCATCGGAGGTATCGGGATGAGTGCCTTGGCGCGTTATTTTGTAGCTAAGGGATTCGCTGTTGCGGGTTATGATAAAACAAAAACAGACATCACCGATGCTTTGCAAGAAATAGGCGTTTCAGTTCATTTTGAAGATGACGTGAACGCTATTGCTAGTCCGTTTTTAAACACAGAAACAACCTTGGTGGTTTACACACCGGCCATTCCAAAAACACATAACGAATTGAATTACTTCATGTCCAACGGATTTGAAGTTCATAAGCGTTCTATGGTATTAGGAGCGATTACAAAAGAGACCTTTTGTATGGCAGTAGCTGGTACCCACGGAAAAACGACCACAACGAGTATTTTAGGCCATTTACTAAAGGCATGTGATGTTGCCGTTACCGCATTTTTGGGTGGTATTAGTGAGAATTATAATTCTAATTTAATACAAAACGGAACAGAAGTGACGGTTGTCGAGGCAGATGAGTTTGATCGTTCCTTTTTGACCTTGTCTCCAGATTTTGCTTGTATTACTTCTATGGATGCAGATCACCTCGATATTTATGGTGATGCCTCGGCCTTGGTAAAATCATTTGAAGATTTTACAAAAAAAATAAAACCAAACGGAAAGCTCTTTGTTAAAAACGGACTACCTATTAAGGGTATTACTTACGGTATTGAAGATAATTCTGATTATTCAGTAAAAAATATAAAAATAGAAAATGGCAGCTATGTGTTTGATGTGCAAACACCAAAAACGCTGCTTAAAGATTTTAAATTTAGCCTACCCGGTAGACACAATCTGTCGAATGCATTAATTGCCTTGGCGATGTCTGTAGAATATGGACTCCCTCATCCGCAGCTCGCCAAGGGATTAGCATCTTACAAAGGTGTTAAACGACGATTTACGTACCAGATTAAAACCAAAGACCTGATTTACATTGATGATTATGCGCATCACCCAGAGGAGATTAATGCCGTGCATCAAGCGGTTCGAGAAATGTATCCCAACAAGAAAGTTATGGCCATATTTCAGCCGCACTTGTTCAGCAGAACAAAAGATTTTGCGAATGAATTTGCCGAAAGTTTAGCGCAGTTTGATGAAGTGGTATTGCTAGATATCTATCCAGCGCGCGAATTGCCTATGGAAGGTATTACGTCGGGTTGGTTGTTAGAAAAAATTGAGACGACTCATAAAGCTTTAGTCCAAAAAGCAGACCTTATTGAGGAGATACAAAACTCTAGTGCCACGGTAATTTTAACACTAGGCGCAGGCGATATTGGAGAAGAAGTCAAACATATTAAAAAGGCATTGAGTATTGCGAGTTAATTATAACTATATAAAAGTGGCTTTACTACTAATGTTAGTAGGTTTTTTATATGCGTTTTCATCAGTGAGAAATGCTGGGAGGAAGGTGGTGACGCCAGCTATAAAATTTGTTGGAGATGATAATCTGTTCGTGACTCATGAAACTGTTAGTAAATTGTTAATACAAAATCAAGAGAGCGTTACAAACAAGCCTAAAGATATTATAGATTTGAACGAATTAGAATCTGCCCTAAACTCTAATTCTATGATTAAGCAAGCGCAAGTGTTTATGAGTGTTGATGGCTTAATCACAGCTGAAATTGAACAAAAAAAACCTATAGCAAGAGTAAGCACAAATGCATCTTATTACATTGATGAGACGGGTTCGTTTATGCCTTTATCAACAAATTATACCGCACGCGTGCCTCTCGTAACTGGTAATATTGAAAAGAATGATTTGGTAAATGTGTATACCGTAGCCAAAAAAGTTCAAGAAGATGATTTTTTGATGACGCATGTCACTGTTATTCATCAAAATCAAGATAAAACTATTGATTTAAAATTTAGATCTCATGATTTTAATATCCATCTCGGATCATTGAATTTGTTAGATAAAAAAATAAGTAATCTAAAGGCATTCTATAAGAAAGCCATGAAAGACGATATGCTAGCTGATTATGCGCTAGTGAATTTAAAATTTGATAAGCAAGTGATTTGCACCAAAAAGTAAATGATGGAGAATAATAAAATTTCAGTAGGACTCGATATCGGTACCACAAAAATTGTGGCAATGATTGGTCGTAAGAACGAATATGGAAAAGCCGAAATTTTAGGGATTGGAAAATCCAAGAGTTTGGGAGTTCATCGCGGTGTGGTCAATAATATTACACAAACAATACAATCCATTCAGCAAGCGGTTCAAGAGGCGGAAGCTGAAGCAGGACTAAAAATTGAAGACGTAACGGTAGGAATTGCAGGGCAACATATCCGAAGTTTACAACATAGTGATTATATCACGAGAGCAAATTCTGAAGTGGTTATCGATGAAGAAGATATAGATCGATTAATTAATCAGGTGCATAAGTTGGTCATGCTTCCGGGTGAAGAAATTATTCATGTGTTACCGCAGGAATACAAAATTGATGGTCAAGCTGAAATAAAGGAACCTATTGGCATGTATGGCGGACGATTAGAAGCCAATTTCCATGTGGTGGTGGGTCAAGTGTCATCGATTAGAAATATTGGGCGTTGTGTAAAAAGCTCCGGTTTAGAGTTGGAAGGCATCACCTTAGAACCACTAGCATCGGCTAATGCCGTATTGAGTCAGGAAGAAAAAGAAGCTGGTGTTGCTTTAATTGATATAGGAGGTGGAACCACAGATCTTGCGGTGTTTAAAGATGGCATCATACGTCATACGGCTGTAATTCCATTTGGTGGCAATGTCGTGACAGAAGATATTAAAGAAGGCTGTTCTATTATTGAGAAACAGGCCGAATTATTAAAAATAAAATTCGGTTCTGCATGGCCAGGAGAGAATAAGGAGAATGAAATCGTATCGATTCCGGGATTGCGTGGTCGCGAACCTAAGGAGATTACGTTAAAAAATCTATCTAAGATTATTCATGCGCGAGTGGTTGAAATTGTAGAGCAGGTGTATGTTGAGATTAAGAACTACGGTCACGAAGAGCAAAAGAAAAAATTAATAGCCGGTATTGTTTTAACGGGAGGCGGAAGTCAGTTGAAGCATTTGAAGCAATTGGTGGAGTATATCACAGGAATGGATACAAGAATTGGCTATCCAAACGAGCACCTTGCGGGTGATAGTGATGATGAGATTGCAAGTCCGTTGTACGCCACCGCTGTAGGTTTAGTGATGGACGGATTAAAACGTCAGGAACGCAAACGTGCCGAGAAAGAAATAGAGCTCATGGAGCAGGTGGCCGAAGAAAATGCTGAGGACCATGGCGCGCATGAAGAAGCGATTGAGCAACCAAAAAAAGAACGCAAGTCCTTTTTAGACAAATTAACAGAACGCGTTAAAGATTTTTTAGATAACGCAGAATAAATAGATCATACATCTTCAATTGGGTAGGACTATTGAAGGTATTTGGGGAATTATAATATAAATAGAGTAAAAGAAATTTTATGAGCAACAACAATGAGTTAGGCAGCATTGCATTCGATTTACCAAAAAACCAATCCAACGTCATTAAAGTGATTGGAGTTGGTGGAGGAGGAAGTAACGCCATTAATCACATGTTTTTACAAGGGATTAAAGGTGTAGATTTTGTAATATGTAATACAGATGCCCAAGCACTGCAAAACAGTGGTGTCCCGAACAAAATTCAATTAGGAGTTAATTTAACCGAAGGTTTAGGTGCAGGTGCAAATCCGGAAGTAGGTGAGCAGGCTGCAGTAGAAAGTTTAGAAGATTTACGTCGCATGTTAGATACCAATACAAAAATGGTATTTATTACGGCTGGAATGGGTGGTGGTACTGGTACAGGTGCAGCACCAATTATAGCGAAGCTTGCGAAAGAATTAGATATATTAACGGTTGGTATTGTGACCATGCCATTTCAGTTTGAAGGAAAAACAAGAAATGAGCAAGCCCAAAAAGGGGTTGAAACCTTGCGTGGTCATGTAGATTCTTTAGTAGTGATCAATAATAATAAATTACGTGAAGTTTATGGTAATTTAGGATTTAAAGCTGGTTTCTCTAAAGCAGATGAGGTGTTATCTACAGCATCTCGCGGAATTGCCGAAGTTATCACACACCATTACACACAAAACATCGATTTACGCGATGCTAAAACCGTATTGAGTAATAGTGGTACGGCCATTATGGGATCATCTACAGCTTCAGGAAAAACGAGAGCTCAAGAGGCGATCATGAAGGCTTTAGATTCACCATTACTTAATGACAACAAAATTACTGGAGCTAAAAACGTACTGTTGCTTATCGTTTCTGGTTCTCAGGAAATTACTATTGATGAAATAGGTGAGATTAATGATCACATTCAAATTGAAGCCGGACATGGTGCTAATATTATTATGGGTGTTGGTGAGGATGAGTCGTTACAAGAATCGATTTCTGTAACGATTATTGCAACTGGATTTGATATTGATCAGCAGTATGAGATTTCAAATACTGAACAAAAGAAAGTGGTTCATGCTTTAGAAGAGGATAGGAATGATGAGGTACGTGTTACCGAAAGTGATCCTGCGATTATCACACCAGATATTATTTTAGAAAAGGAAGAAGATACGGATTCGACAGTGGTAGTTCATACTTTGGTTGATGATGAAGAAGAGATTGATGATGCCCTTAATCATTCGGAGACCGATTTGATTACAACAACTGATATCATTAAAAATATTAGTGTGGTTTATGATGAAGTTTTAGATCATAAAACTGTAGAAGAGGATTTTGTTATCACGCCAATGCAAGCGGTCAAAGACGAGGTAATTGATGAGGTTGAAGAGGAGCAGATTACGTTGACGTTTGACTTGCCATTATCATTTGGAGCTTCCGAAGAAGAGGTTGTTGAAGAAAAAACCATTTTCACTTTAGACGAGGAGGTCAAGGATATGGAAGTACAAGAGCATATAGAAATTGTTCCAGTAACGGAAGCTAATGAGGAAGGTGAAAAGCGTTATGCCTTGGATGATTTCATGACTTATGAGTCTGCCATGAATGAAAACGACACCAAAGTAAAAGCGCAACCTGAGGTAGAAGAGGAAATTGTATTTGAAAAAAAGGTGATAGAATCTGACGCAACAGAGGCCGAAGTTGGAGAAGAAATTGATCCAATGAATAGTCCGATTTCAGAATTATTGAAAGAGCGAGCAGACGAAAGGCGTCGTAAAATGAAAGATTTCAATTATAAATTCAATACGGCAAAAATAGATGAAATTGAAAAAGAACCAGCATACAAAAGACAAGGTGTGAATTTGGAGGATGCACAGCATTCATCAGAAACCAATGCTTCCCGTACATCGGTGACGACTGACGACAACGATGACATTCAATTGAGAAGTAACAATTCATTTTTACACGACAACGTAGATTAATAGCAAATTTAGTTTAGTGTTTCACACTTTGTTAAACCCGAAACGTTGAGAGATACGTTTCGGGTTTTTTTTATGCAGTAATACGGTGAAGCATAGCTTGAAACCTCTTACTTTTTTATATCTTCGTAACCGAAATAAAACGGAGTATTATGAGTTTACAGAATGATGTTATGGTTGCTCTAAAAGCGGCAATGAAAGCGAAAGACCAAACGGCTTTAGCGGCATTAAGAGCTATAAAATCTGAGCTATTATTGGCGCAAACCTCAGGAGAGGGAGGCGAGTTGACCGAAGACCAAGAGATCAAGATATTATCTAAGTTGGTGAAGCAGCGTAAGGATAGTGCTGCCATTTATTTAGAACAAGACCGTAAGGATTTGGCCTTACCAGAAATTGACCAGGCGGAAGTGATAAGTCAGTTTTTACCAGAAGCCTTAACGGAAGAAGAGATAGAGAAAGTGGTGGTTATGACCATAGATGAGATTGGTGCCGAAGGCATGAAAGATATGGGGAAAGTGATGGGGATTGTTAGCAAGGAGTTAGCAGGCCAAGCCGATGGTAAAACCATTTCAATGATTGTAAAAGCAAAATTGACATAACACAAAACTGGCCTCGTAGTTCAAGGGGATATCAGATTTCAAATTGTTTTTATATGTAATATTAAATTAAATGGCCTCGTAGTTCAACTGGATAGAATATCAGATTTCGGCTCTGAGGGTTGGAGGTTCGAATCCTCTCGAGGTCACTAATATAGGTTCAATTAAATTCATTACCCCGTGTTTCGTAGGAAACACGGGGTTTTTGTTTTCAGTTGGGTTCGGTTAAACACATAAAATGTTTCACCATTGTTTCACCAAGTGAAACATGTTTCACCAAAAATTCGTTTTTGGCGAAATATTTAGAAATTATTTGATGGTGTTTTGGGCTTTCGTTTGCAACTAGATTCTATTGAACTTAGTTGATGTCATTTTTTTGTTCCACAAATTTTTAAACAAAATCAGTAATCTTAACAAAAAAATTATGGCAACAACATTAAAGTTTTACATCAAAGTTCCTAAAAAGTTAGAAGAAGACAAGCGTTATCCTTTTTATCTGAGAGTCCTTCACAACCGAAAAAAGGCGGAAGGAAAAATGAGCTTAATTCCAATTATGGGATCTGAACTTAGTAATTGGATTGAAACGAATCAGCGTTTTACTTCAAAAGACAAAAAATATCTGAGTTATAATCTTTTTCTCAATGCCATTGAGAATGAATTTCATAATTATTTAAGAGATCATAAAGCAGAAATGTCAACTATAACACCTCACCAAATTGTAGATCATTTATTGAGCAGAGTTCAAATGGATGATAAAATAACAATTCTCCAAGCTGTTAATCATTATTACGAGAATGACATTCTTCCTGATGTCGATAAAGCTCCAGGAACAAAAAACAATTACAAAAGATCAGTCACTCATTTTTCTAACTTTTTAAAACATACAAAGTTGGATAAATTGCATGTAACGGAGTTCAAAAGGAAACATGCTGCGAAATTTATTGCTTATTTAAAGAAACCTAATAAAAAGTATAATAAGATCGCTTTAAATGGACAGTCTGTAAATAGTGTGGTGAAGAACATTAGACCATTTTTTACCAAGCTTCATTTTGAGGAAGAAATTACTAGAAATCCATTTATTGGGGTCAAGACTACTTTTAAAAGAACTGAAAAACCACGTTTAGCCAACGCTGAATTCAAAAACATTGTTGAACTTGATTTGTCAAATAATCCAAAACTAGATGTATATCGAGATTTATTTGTGTTTCTGTGTCATACAGGATTGAGTTATTGCGACGTAATTGATTTAAAATATCCAGATATTAAAAACGGTTATTTTAATCTTGATCGGAAGAAAACCAAAGTACAAACCAAACAATTTTTTATGAAGCAAACGCTTTCTTTATTTGAAAAGTATGAAGGTCAGTTGCCTGAAAGACGTATTTTACCTAAGCGAAGTTTAGATAAATTTAATTTAAATCTGAAGCTAATAGCAGCACTAACAGGTATTGAATTCTCCTTATCAACCTATGCGGCACGGAGGTTTTTTAGACAGTCTATACATGAGGCAGGGATTAGAGAGGGTTTAGTCATAAAAATTTTAATGGGTCATACGCGCTCAAATGACATCGATAGTCATTATTTTTATATTGATGATGCTATTTTGATACAAGCGAAAAAGAAATTACAAAAACACTTTAAGAAGATTACTGAATGAAAGAGGCGCTAAAAAAACTGAATAAAAAATTTAAGGAACAGGAACTTCAAAGATTAGCTAATGAAAGGGAGGGACTTATCCATGCACTGGAAAATTTGAAAGAAGATTATTTAAAAATCAATGATTTACAAAAATTTGTTTTAATAGCCGAGAATGTCTTTAAATTATCATTTTATAAAGATGATGAGGTTATAGAAGTTGTAAAGTCTTTTGGTTTATTAAAATATACACCCAATGTTTTTATTAATAATACTGATTTTTTTCAGGCCTTAGATGGTTACCAAGAACAAGTAGAATATTTATACCCTTATGAATTGGTATGGGGATTTTATGAGCGTTATAGTTCATCTGTTATTAAAGAGAAAATAGCTCTAGATTTAAAAATTGATCTTTCGGATGTAGGAAGAAAAGTTAATAGACAAATAAATAACTTGAATTTTCCTCCAATTTTAAGAGATGTAATTGATGATTTGAAAAAATTAGCTGACCTGCTAAAAACAGAAATTCCTAATTACAAAATGCCTCTTTCTGATACGAATCCATTGACTTCAGTTATGCATATAATCAATTACGCTCATAAAAATGAGTTATATAATTTATATCACTTTCTTATTGATTTTAATAGAGAGCTTAATTTTATAGATGTTGATGAAGGTGATTTTAAATTTGAATTTTATGCTTTATTAGAAATTCTTTACAGGACTAAAGGACAGTTGAATAATAGTGAAAAGGCAAAAGCAAATTATTATAATGAAAGACAATTTAGGGTTGCACATGTTAATAGGAATATATTATCATAGTAAACTTTTTGTTCCAAGCTTTTTCAGGTTTTATTCAGACATTTGAAATCAAAAGCATTCAAATGGATTCAAAAAATAACAACACAGCAACACTAACTGCCTCTCAAATCATGGGTGATTGGGTACCGAGAAAAGTAGTTCAAGACTTCTTTAACTACGGCAATACAAAAATGTCAACCTTTGCTACCGACTATAATGTTAGAATTTCAAAGGTTGGCAAACGTATTTTTTATAAATATTCAGATATCATTAGATTGATGAATGATGGACTCTGTGAAAATGACAGTTGATACGGTGCTTAATTTTGGAGCTTTCTTTTAAACTTCTTCAATTCGATTAACTTTTCTGTAAGTTTCATGTTTGTTATTGCCAAATCTACTGTCTTATCATAAAAAGTTTTGTATTCACTCTTTAGCTTTTCTAGCACTTGACAAATAAACTCCATTTTTTTAATTGTTAAATCAATGCCTTCAATTAATTCTTCTTTATTTTCCGTTTTACCGTAGCTGTTTTTGTGCTTGGATAATAAGTGATTCGCCCATTCTGATACACTTAAATCATGTGAGTGAGCTATTTCATTAAATTCCCAATATTGACGTTCATTAACTCTGACAGTGATGTTTTTGTTTTTAGGATTATTTTTTCTATTCATGATACAATTATTTATTTTTATAAGTGTATAAATGTAAAGCATTGACTGTTATCATATTGGAACAATTTTATGACATATGTGTAAAGCATGAGGGTTATCAAATAGACCTTATTCATGGCAAATATACTTGTCAATCATATACCTTGTAATTGGTTTAAGTGTTTTTCCCGTTTCTGGATGTAATCCTAGAGCCGTGAAATATTCTAACTCTTTATTTCTATTCTTTCCATACCAGATATTGACACTTTCATCGTCATTAAAAAATTTTGTGTCGCAAGTCGGTGACACTTTTTCAAAAAGATTTATCCTTTCTTCTTTATATCGTTTAAGTTGGTTCATGTTATATTTTTCTGTATCAAAATCCACCTCTATATAATGATCTTCTTGCCACATCATCCAACTTTGTCTGGTTGAATAATTGTATATAAATATCCCAGAAATGACGACAGCAGAAATAATAATCAATAGTTTATTCCTTTTTAAAAAATTTTGAAGTTTAGGTTTAGTAATAGTTTTTTCACTTGAATTATGTTTTATAAAGTCAGCGAAACTGGTAAATCCCAAATAATGACTTATAGCGTATATTATTTTTGTTTTGAACTA is part of the Formosa sp. Hel1_31_208 genome and harbors:
- a CDS encoding phage integrase SAM-like domain-containing protein, whose translation is MATTLKFYIKVPKKLEEDKRYPFYLRVLHNRKKAEGKMSLIPIMGSELSNWIETNQRFTSKDKKYLSYNLFLNAIENEFHNYLRDHKAEMSTITPHQIVDHLLSRVQMDDKITILQAVNHYYENDILPDVDKAPGTKNNYKRSVTHFSNFLKHTKLDKLHVTEFKRKHAAKFIAYLKKPNKKYNKIALNGQSVNSVVKNIRPFFTKLHFEEEITRNPFIGVKTTFKRTEKPRLANAEFKNIVELDLSNNPKLDVYRDLFVFLCHTGLSYCDVIDLKYPDIKNGYFNLDRKKTKVQTKQFFMKQTLSLFEKYEGQLPERRILPKRSLDKFNLNLKLIAALTGIEFSLSTYAARRFFRQSIHEAGIREGLVIKILMGHTRSNDIDSHYFYIDDAILIQAKKKLQKHFKKITE